A window of Zingiber officinale cultivar Zhangliang chromosome 5A, Zo_v1.1, whole genome shotgun sequence contains these coding sequences:
- the LOC121981279 gene encoding cysteine-rich and transmembrane domain-containing protein WIH2-like: MSYYNQQPPVGVPPAQGYPPEGYPKDAYPPPGYPPQGYPPAGYPQQGYPPAGYPQQGYPPPYAQQPPPRQQQSSGPSFAEGCLAALCCCCLLEACF; the protein is encoded by the exons ATGAGCTACTACAACCAACAGCCTCCCGTCGGCGTCCCTCCTGCTCAAG GTTATCCGCCGGAGGGGTACCCCAAGGACGCATACCCTCCGCCGGGATACCCGCCGCAAGGCTATCCTCCTGCGGGATATCCGCAGCAGGGATATCCGCCAGCAGGGTATCCCCAGCAGGGATATCCGCCGCCCTACGCCCAGCAGCCGCCGCCGCGCCAGCAGCAGAGTAGTGGACCTTCCTTCGCCGAGGGATG CTTGGCTGCGCTTTGCTGCTGCTGCCTTCTGGAGGCTTGCTTCTGA